The Meiothermus sp. region GCATAGGCTTCGCTCCTTTAGTGCGACAGTTCTTGCTGAGTCCAAGGTAGGAAAAAAAAACCAAGGTCAAGAGCGAAAAGAACCGTTACTTGCTCCCGCGCGTAACGCAGAAGCCCAAAACCCCCTTTCTGCACGCGTTTTTGCTTGAGGAGTGTTACGGCTGTTACAACAAAAACGGGCTTGTATTAATCCGAACCGGATTGCGGAAACGCGGTTTCGATGAACACTTGATACGCCAGGTTTGGCTGTGCTGCTCCTAGCTGTGAATGGCGTACCGAGGGGAAACGTGCAGAGGCCCTTTCTATCTGGCCTTAAGGATGGCCGAGGCTTAACAGGCTTACGTTGGAAAAGTTGATAGCAAGCCCGACGGCCCCGGTGTACCCTGGGGTCATGTCCCACCCCGATCCGGAAAACTTGAGGGTTCTATTGGTGGACGATCACCCGGTGGTGCGCCAGGGGTTGCGGATGTTTCTGGCTACCGATCCGGGGCTTCAGGTGGTGGGCGAGGCCGAAAACGGACAGGAGGCCCTGGAAAAGGTGGCCGAGTTGCACCCCGACGTGGTGCTGATGGATTTGCTGATGCCGGTGATGGATGGGGTGTGTGCCACCCGTCAGATCAAGGCGCGCTTTCCTGAAGTGGAGGTGATCGCCCTGACCAGTGCGCTGGACGACCGCTTGGTAGCCGAGGCCATCCATGCAGGGGTTACGGGCTATCTGCTAAAGGACGCCCACCCCGAGGAGCTGGTCGAAGCCATCTACGCGGCGAAGCGGGGGGAGGTGCGGCTGCATCCCGAGGCTGCCCGGCGGCTGGCCCAGGAGGTACGCACCACCGAGATGCGCGAGGCCCTGACCCCCCGTGAGACTGAAATTCTGCGGCTGATAGGGCGCGGGCTCTCCAACAAGCGCATTGCCCAGCAGCTCCAGGTGTCCGAGCTGACGGTCAAGACCCACGTCTCCCACCTGCTCTCCAAGCTGGGGCTGTCCTCGCGCACCCAGGCGGCTTTGTTCGCTATCCGGGAGGGGTTGATCGGGCTTGAGTGATTTTTTGCACCGGCTCAACTCCAAGACCCTCGCGGAGTTTTTGGAGGCGACCTGCGACGCAATCTTGATAGCCTCGAGCGCAGGCAAGCTGGTGTACGCCAACCGGGCGACCCAGGACTTGCTGGGGTATAGCCTCGAGGAACTGCAAGCCCTGGACATCCTGGACTGGATTGCGCCACCCTACCGCGAAGGGGTGGCCCAGCACATCCGGCAGCACCAAAGCGCCCCGCCGGGCATCTTCGAGATAGCCCTGGTGCGAAAGGACGGAAGCCGGCGGCATGTGCGCTATTCCCTTTTGTACCTGGAGCTCGAGGGCCAGACCTACGCAGCGGCCATTGCCCACGACCTCACCGAGACCCGCCAGACCCTGCGCCGCCTTGAGGCGCTCTACCAGGCCGACGAAAAGCTCTATGCCTCGCTCGAGCTCGATGAGGTCTTGCAGGCGCTGGTAGACGTGAGCGTAGACCTGCTGGGAGCCGACAAGAGCTGCATCCTGATCTGGGACGAGGCCCACCAACACCTCATCACCCGCGCCCAGCGGGGGTTTACCTCGCAGTTTGTGCAGGTCATGCAGGTATATGCCGGGCGCGGCCTGCTGGCCCACGCGGCCCAGAGCGGCGAGACGGTGGTGGTACAGGACACCTACCAGGACGAGCGGGTGGCCCGCCACGTGACCGATCCCGAGGGTATTCGGGCCTTCATGCATATCCCGCTACGCTTGGAGGGTGAGGTGTTTGGAGTGTTCAGCGTGGATAACTTACGCCCGCACACCCTGGGCCCCCAGGAGCGGCGGGCTTTTACCTCGCTGGCCCGGCGGGCCGCCCTGGCCATTCGCAACGCCCGGCTCTACGCTCAGGCCCGTGGCAAGGCGGCCCTCGAGGAGCGCCAGAAACTGGCCCGCAACCTCCACGACTCGGTTTCACAGGCCATCTACGGCATCGTGCTGGGGGTGCGCACCGCCAAAGCCCAACTGGCCCGCAACCCCGAGCAAGCCCCGGCGGCCCTGGACTTTGTGCTGAACCTGGCCGAGGGCGCCATTGCCGAGATGCGGGCCCTGATTTTCGAGCTGCGCCCAGAGTCCTTGAAGCAAGAAGGGTTG contains the following coding sequences:
- a CDS encoding response regulator transcription factor → MSHPDPENLRVLLVDDHPVVRQGLRMFLATDPGLQVVGEAENGQEALEKVAELHPDVVLMDLLMPVMDGVCATRQIKARFPEVEVIALTSALDDRLVAEAIHAGVTGYLLKDAHPEELVEAIYAAKRGEVRLHPEAARRLAQEVRTTEMREALTPRETEILRLIGRGLSNKRIAQQLQVSELTVKTHVSHLLSKLGLSSRTQAALFAIREGLIGLE
- a CDS encoding GAF domain-containing protein; this translates as MSDFLHRLNSKTLAEFLEATCDAILIASSAGKLVYANRATQDLLGYSLEELQALDILDWIAPPYREGVAQHIRQHQSAPPGIFEIALVRKDGSRRHVRYSLLYLELEGQTYAAAIAHDLTETRQTLRRLEALYQADEKLYASLELDEVLQALVDVSVDLLGADKSCILIWDEAHQHLITRAQRGFTSQFVQVMQVYAGRGLLAHAAQSGETVVVQDTYQDERVARHVTDPEGIRAFMHIPLRLEGEVFGVFSVDNLRPHTLGPQERRAFTSLARRAALAIRNARLYAQARGKAALEERQKLARNLHDSVSQAIYGIVLGVRTAKAQLARNPEQAPAALDFVLNLAEGAIAEMRALIFELRPESLKQEGLVAALSKQVAALRARHGLLLETHLGPEPALGLEAKEALYRVAQEALHNIVKHAKARKVYLGLQQENGTVQLEIRDDGVGFDSRRAYPGHLGLVSMRERIERLGGQFSIQSSPGAGTAVRAELHLPQG